In a single window of the Micromonospora sp. WMMD1155 genome:
- a CDS encoding NAD(P)H-dependent oxidoreductase, whose translation MASIRALVLNCTLKPSPAPSSAEQLAREVLAELAAQGVEGELVRVVDHDVRFGVSTDEGDGDGWPSIRAKLLASQVLVIATPIWLGQPSSVCKMVLERLDAELSETDDEGRLLTYGKVAGVAVVGNEDGAHHTIGQVQQALNEVGFTLAAAAATYWVGEALHTVDYRDAGPKPDTTGRTTRALALNSAHLARLLAEQPYPPPDARSAAVDPSRESA comes from the coding sequence GTGGCGAGCATCCGCGCCCTCGTACTCAACTGCACCCTCAAGCCGTCACCCGCACCGTCCAGCGCCGAGCAGCTCGCCCGGGAGGTGCTCGCCGAGTTGGCCGCGCAGGGCGTGGAGGGCGAGCTGGTCCGGGTCGTCGACCACGACGTGCGCTTCGGGGTGTCCACCGACGAGGGCGACGGCGACGGCTGGCCGTCGATCCGCGCCAAGCTGCTGGCATCCCAGGTGCTCGTCATCGCCACGCCGATCTGGCTCGGTCAGCCGTCCAGCGTCTGCAAGATGGTCCTGGAACGCCTCGACGCCGAACTCTCCGAGACCGACGACGAGGGCCGACTGCTCACCTACGGCAAGGTGGCCGGTGTGGCGGTCGTCGGCAACGAGGACGGCGCGCACCACACCATCGGCCAGGTGCAGCAGGCGCTCAACGAGGTCGGGTTCACCCTCGCGGCGGCCGCCGCCACCTACTGGGTCGGCGAGGCACTGCACACCGTGGACTACCGCGACGCCGGCCCGAAGCCGGACACCACCGGCCGCACCACCAGGGCACTGGCGCTCAACAGCGCACACCTGGCGCGGCTGCTCGCCGAGCAGCCGTACCCGCCACCGGACGCACGCAGCGCGGCCGTCGACCCGAGTCGCGAATCGGCCTGA
- a CDS encoding phosphotransferase, with product MIEDVPRRVAEQVRAGFGLSISAMELVTHGADQRARLWLARTVDGGRYAVKLSGGGTAAGLVVTAYLADQGVPGIAAPLRTRDGGLSVDHDGWRLSVVPWVSDQRALDGPMTDAHWRAYGEVLAAVHAVPVTERLRRLLPTGGAAYPSIVASTRAVAERLRDPAGPLAAELARQWSAVADRVDALTRHVERLAADQGIGPGPDVVCHGDPHLGNLLLGADGQVWLIDWDDAVLAPPECDLMFVVGGVLAFAPVSAAEQEAALAGYGPVDIDSARLAWFLAVRALDDLSDWTRQALDPHAETAERERAARIVRGLVSDVGLVALADAALRDLDRRS from the coding sequence ATGATCGAGGACGTCCCGCGGCGGGTGGCCGAGCAGGTCCGGGCAGGCTTCGGCCTGAGCATCTCCGCGATGGAGCTGGTGACCCACGGTGCGGACCAGCGCGCCCGCCTGTGGCTGGCCCGCACCGTCGACGGCGGCCGCTACGCGGTCAAACTGAGCGGTGGCGGCACCGCCGCCGGCCTGGTCGTCACGGCGTACCTGGCCGACCAGGGGGTGCCGGGGATCGCCGCCCCGCTGCGGACCCGCGACGGTGGCCTATCCGTCGACCACGACGGGTGGCGCCTCTCGGTGGTGCCCTGGGTCTCCGACCAGCGGGCCCTCGACGGCCCGATGACCGACGCGCACTGGCGCGCGTACGGTGAGGTGCTGGCCGCCGTGCACGCGGTGCCGGTGACCGAGCGGCTGCGACGGCTGTTGCCGACGGGCGGCGCGGCGTACCCCTCGATCGTGGCCTCGACCCGCGCGGTGGCCGAGCGGCTGCGCGACCCGGCCGGACCGCTCGCCGCCGAACTGGCCCGCCAGTGGTCCGCGGTGGCCGACCGCGTGGACGCGCTGACCCGGCACGTCGAACGCCTCGCCGCCGACCAGGGGATCGGCCCCGGCCCGGACGTGGTCTGCCACGGTGACCCGCACCTGGGCAACCTGCTGCTCGGCGCGGACGGGCAGGTCTGGTTGATCGACTGGGACGACGCGGTGCTCGCGCCGCCCGAGTGTGACCTGATGTTCGTGGTCGGTGGCGTGCTGGCGTTCGCCCCGGTCAGCGCCGCCGAGCAGGAGGCCGCCCTCGCCGGGTACGGGCCGGTCGACATCGACAGCGCCCGTCTCGCCTGGTTCCTCGCGGTCCGCGCGCTGGACGACCTCTCCGACTGGACCCGCCAGGCGTTGGATCCGCACGCCGAGACGGCCGAGCGGGAGCGGGCGGCGCGGATCGTGCGGGGGCTGGTGTCCGACGTCGGTCTGGTCGCTCTCGCCGATGCGGCGCTGCGCGACCTCGACCGGCGGAGCTGA